A window of Streptomyces armeniacus contains these coding sequences:
- a CDS encoding MBL fold metallo-hydrolase translates to MELTVLGGCGAWPTARQACSGYVLESDGFRLLLDPGYATLPRLLDHMPVTAVDAVLVSHGHPDHCADLNPLLRARALADSPDGGPNGHPLPVYALPGALDAVLALDRPGMLTDSYDLRELHAGPHRFGIGPFTVDSMPLPHHVPNAGFRLTETSDAKGANGTNGGTLTYTGDTGPTADIPELARGADLLLSEATYPEHVPEADAEFLLSARLAGRYAAEAGVGRLVLTHLWPGTDPDEAVSAAASAYDGPIRVARPGDVFHTKPQDAG, encoded by the coding sequence GTGGAGCTCACCGTACTCGGCGGTTGCGGCGCCTGGCCGACCGCCCGCCAGGCATGCAGCGGGTACGTGCTGGAGAGCGACGGCTTCCGGCTGCTGCTCGACCCCGGTTACGCGACGCTGCCCCGGCTGCTGGACCACATGCCCGTCACCGCGGTCGACGCGGTGCTGGTCAGCCACGGCCACCCGGACCACTGCGCGGACCTCAACCCCCTGCTGCGCGCACGGGCGTTGGCGGACTCCCCCGACGGCGGCCCGAACGGGCACCCCCTGCCCGTGTACGCGCTGCCCGGCGCACTCGACGCCGTACTCGCCCTGGACCGGCCCGGCATGCTGACCGACTCCTACGACCTGCGCGAACTCCACGCCGGTCCGCACCGGTTCGGCATCGGCCCGTTCACCGTGGACAGCATGCCGCTGCCGCACCACGTACCGAACGCGGGCTTCCGCCTGACCGAAACAAGCGACGCCAAGGGCGCCAACGGCACCAACGGCGGCACCCTCACCTACACCGGCGACACCGGCCCGACCGCGGACATCCCCGAACTGGCCCGCGGCGCCGACCTGCTGCTGTCCGAGGCGACGTACCCGGAGCACGTGCCGGAGGCGGACGCCGAGTTCCTGCTCAGCGCCCGCCTCGCGGGCCGGTACGCCGCGGAGGCCGGTGTCGGACGGCTCGTGCTCACGCACCTGTGGCCCGGTACGGACCCGGACGAGGCCGTGTCGGCGGCGGCAAGCGCGTACGACGGTCCGATCCGCGTCGCACGCCCCGGGGACGTGTTCCACACGAAGCCCCAGGACGCCGGCTGA
- a CDS encoding NAD(P)-dependent alcohol dehydrogenase encodes MPATTAHAYAAPAPKAPLEPTTVPRRAVGEHDVLIDIKYAGICHSDIHQVDEDWGQSIFPMVPGHEIAGVVSEVGPGVTRYAVGDRVGVGCFVDSCRECDNCRAGLQQYCTGGGMIATYNGTGVDGEPTYGGYSTHIVVDEQYTLRIPDGLALDQAAPLLCAGITVYSPLAHWKAGPGKRVAIVGMGGLGHMGVKLAHAMGAEVTVLSQSLRKRDDGLRLGADHFHATADPATFEELAGSLDLIVNTVSAHLDLDAYLGLLRNDGTMVNVGAPEQPQSVGTFSLLAGRKSLAGSAIGGIPETQEMLDLCAREGIGAEIEVIAADQINEAYRRVLAGDVRYRFVIDASTLAA; translated from the coding sequence ATGCCAGCCACCACGGCACACGCCTACGCCGCACCCGCCCCCAAGGCGCCCCTGGAGCCCACCACCGTGCCGCGGCGCGCGGTCGGCGAGCACGATGTCCTGATCGACATCAAGTACGCCGGAATCTGTCACTCCGACATTCACCAGGTCGACGAGGACTGGGGACAGTCGATCTTCCCGATGGTCCCCGGTCACGAGATCGCGGGCGTGGTCAGCGAGGTCGGCCCCGGCGTCACGCGGTACGCCGTCGGCGACCGGGTGGGCGTCGGCTGCTTCGTCGACTCCTGCCGCGAGTGCGACAACTGCCGCGCGGGGCTGCAGCAGTACTGCACCGGCGGCGGCATGATCGCCACGTACAACGGAACCGGCGTGGACGGCGAGCCCACATACGGCGGTTACAGCACGCACATCGTCGTCGACGAGCAGTACACCCTGCGCATCCCGGACGGGCTCGCCCTCGACCAGGCCGCGCCGCTGCTCTGCGCGGGCATCACCGTCTACTCGCCGCTGGCCCACTGGAAGGCCGGGCCCGGCAAGCGCGTCGCCATCGTCGGGATGGGCGGCCTCGGGCACATGGGCGTCAAGCTGGCGCACGCGATGGGCGCCGAGGTCACCGTGCTCAGCCAGTCCCTGCGGAAGCGGGACGACGGACTCCGGCTCGGCGCCGACCACTTCCACGCCACCGCGGACCCGGCGACGTTCGAGGAGCTGGCGGGCAGCCTCGACCTGATCGTCAACACCGTCTCCGCGCACCTCGACCTGGACGCATACCTCGGACTGCTCCGGAACGACGGCACCATGGTGAACGTCGGCGCGCCGGAACAGCCGCAGTCCGTCGGCACGTTCTCGCTGCTGGCCGGCCGCAAGTCGCTGGCCGGTTCCGCGATCGGCGGCATCCCGGAGACCCAGGAGATGCTGGACCTGTGCGCGCGGGAGGGCATCGGCGCGGAGATCGAGGTGATCGCGGCGGACCAGATCAACGAGGCGTACCGGCGGGTCCTCGCGGGCGACGTGCGGTACCGCTTCGTGATCGACGCGTCGACGCTCGCCGCGTAG